The Halosimplex litoreum genome has a window encoding:
- a CDS encoding NADP-dependent oxidoreductase encodes MRDTNRQFRLAKRPEGTPGRDVFDLVETDVPEPGPGEALVRTRYLSVDPYMRGRMSAGESYADPWDVGGPLRGGVVGEVVESNGAGFEAGDIVTGDLEWADYATAPGTALREVDPDLGPVSTALGVLGMPGRTAYFGVREVAEPGPGDTFVVTGAAGAVGSVAGQIASLAGARVVGFAGSAEKVAFLEDDLGFDAGIDYSAIDDYGAALEEAAPGGVDAYFDNVGGPITDAVFDRLNVDARVAVCGQISLYNATERPTGPRKLPGLVSKRARVEGFLVSDFAPRFEAATERLAEWVASDDLQYRETVTEGLESAPDAFLGLFEGENIGKQLVAVGEPKP; translated from the coding sequence ATGCGAGACACCAACCGACAGTTCCGCCTGGCGAAGCGACCCGAGGGGACACCGGGCCGCGACGTCTTCGACCTGGTCGAGACCGACGTGCCCGAGCCCGGGCCGGGCGAGGCGCTCGTCCGCACCCGCTATCTCTCGGTGGACCCGTACATGCGCGGTCGGATGAGCGCCGGCGAGTCCTACGCCGACCCCTGGGACGTTGGCGGCCCACTCCGGGGCGGCGTCGTCGGCGAGGTGGTCGAATCGAACGGCGCCGGCTTCGAAGCCGGCGATATCGTGACCGGCGACCTGGAGTGGGCCGACTACGCCACCGCACCCGGGACCGCCCTTCGCGAGGTCGACCCCGACCTCGGTCCAGTTTCGACCGCGCTGGGCGTCCTCGGGATGCCCGGCCGGACGGCCTACTTCGGCGTCCGCGAGGTGGCCGAACCCGGGCCGGGCGACACGTTCGTCGTCACCGGCGCGGCGGGCGCGGTCGGCTCGGTCGCCGGCCAGATCGCGAGTCTCGCGGGCGCTCGCGTCGTCGGGTTCGCCGGCTCGGCCGAGAAGGTCGCCTTCCTCGAAGACGATCTGGGCTTCGACGCCGGGATCGACTACAGCGCGATCGACGACTACGGCGCGGCGCTCGAGGAGGCGGCGCCCGGCGGCGTCGACGCCTACTTCGACAACGTCGGCGGGCCGATCACCGACGCCGTCTTCGACCGCCTGAACGTCGACGCCCGCGTCGCCGTCTGCGGCCAGATATCGCTGTACAACGCGACCGAACGGCCGACCGGCCCGCGCAAGCTCCCCGGCCTCGTCAGCAAGCGCGCCCGCGTCGAGGGGTTCCTCGTCAGCGACTTCGCGCCCCGGTTCGAGGCCGCGACCGAGCGGCTGGCCGAGTGGGTCGCGAGCGACGACCTCCAGTACCGCGAGACCGTCACCGAAGGGCTAGAGTCGGCGCCCGACGCGTTCCTCGGGCTGTTCGAAGGCGAGAACATCGGGAAACAGCTCGTCGCAGTCGGCGAACCGAAGCCCTAG
- a CDS encoding TRAM domain-containing protein, with product MPDCPLADECPSFQERIEGMGCTHYGDRGGAEWCNHYNQPIEDLKSQPVQPGQEVVVTVEDIHESGAGVGRTEDGFIIMVDGVLPPARAKVKITKVRSNHARADELERLPDDPDEEGEDAETEGDEADDETEESDETDRERLGSRDNFWGS from the coding sequence ATGCCCGACTGTCCACTCGCGGACGAGTGCCCCAGTTTTCAGGAGCGCATCGAGGGGATGGGCTGTACGCACTACGGCGACCGCGGCGGCGCCGAGTGGTGTAACCATTACAATCAGCCGATCGAGGACCTCAAGAGTCAACCCGTCCAGCCCGGCCAGGAAGTCGTGGTGACCGTCGAGGACATCCACGAGAGCGGTGCCGGCGTCGGCCGCACCGAGGACGGCTTCATCATCATGGTCGACGGCGTCCTGCCGCCGGCTCGCGCGAAGGTGAAGATAACCAAGGTCCGCTCGAACCACGCCCGCGCCGACGAACTCGAACGTCTCCCCGACGACCCCGACGAGGAGGGTGAAGACGCCGAGACCGAGGGCGACGAGGCGGACGACGAGACCGAAGAGAGCGACGAAACCGACCGCGAGCGCCTCGGTAGCCGCGACAACTTCTGGGGCTCGTAG